Proteins from one Terriglobus tenax genomic window:
- a CDS encoding TonB-dependent receptor codes for MRNILMRGRIFALALLTLILSVTTTFAQSTRGAVTGTVTDQSGAVIVAAKVDLTSPATNVTVTTVTNKAGVYRFDGVLVGDYNVSVEAQGFAKTLAPLTVNVGALVGRDFQLAAGSSTSVEVTVNPPDIQTEDSVRSQVIPAEQLAELPIAGQNSLNLILTAPGVVPSKTGSNSDGGIGAVNGARSRSNNFLLDGINNNDISVTGPQFIFYNNDALAQVSYQTSNFTPEFGRAGGAVVSQITKSGTNQIHGTVAWVYRTSLFNASTQTQRNNWRSGGMTSNLVPKYVEHIPAFTVGGPVRLPFYDGRDKTFFFGAGQWDRYSSGGTQSTFTIPTASGYSVLNSLASACPNVARYLGLLGSLRGASGAVGSSNIPINVQANLANTTCNGTARTGQQVEVGPYVRTVPELSKDNNHLVRIDHVVSPKQQLMFRWLYDKNSDNVGGVIGMTPDYDVPFKAQYMAGNFNDTYTFSPRVVNEFRFGFSRNNYGWFLSGGGIGTTLEAITIAGGPSVPNISSTFPQGRVSNTWQYNDTVTLLKGRHAFKFGAEILRQLAVQDAPYNYRGTVGYAASTQNTFVTTAISGLANYIDNYAGPSGTVGKSFGTGHYRPNLFSMAFFFQDIFKVNSDLTLTYGVRYENFGQPGNIFRYPVVTTGLDLDNTQRVNQDNNNFGPAFGFSYSPSFVSSRHSFVLRGGYNITYDTWFNNMLSNMTAGVPNTQSSQPIVTTSNATTPRGLNGVSGILPTLAAVPLNPYLNFTSQYKKNMANPYYHHFAFGIQQDIASKFVVDLAYVGSLGRQLFFTNNVNPTQPNATFSGADQISTAYGTQSRRLYSTRGLIQPRESGMTSSYHSLQLQLRRRQMNTFAGKVSFNSSYTWSKAMDNGSDVFATYATGSLGSKSISQWGPAANFDHGPMDTDRRHTSSTVIAMDFRGVSNHLLNEFVGGWSVAPILNVLSGAPFTIFNGTDRDLDGTASNDRPNIGNPNAPVNTRAVIVGTATCASGYYDPNRRTTSAIPISAACVNPTDVRWVQAPTYQPTSPVMASRNSMYTTRYLGLDMNVLKKFTISDHLKAELRGEFFNITNNQNFDTPNQPATVSSTANTFMDFTTISGGARNFRIGAKILF; via the coding sequence ATGCGAAATATCCTTATGCGCGGGCGCATTTTTGCGCTTGCGCTTCTCACGCTCATTCTGAGCGTGACCACTACCTTTGCGCAATCGACACGTGGAGCTGTGACCGGTACCGTAACTGACCAGTCCGGTGCCGTGATTGTGGCTGCAAAGGTTGACCTTACTTCCCCTGCAACCAATGTGACCGTAACCACCGTGACGAACAAGGCGGGTGTATACCGCTTTGACGGTGTTCTGGTTGGCGATTACAACGTCTCTGTGGAAGCACAGGGATTTGCGAAGACCCTCGCGCCCTTAACGGTCAACGTTGGCGCCCTGGTCGGCCGTGACTTCCAACTGGCAGCAGGAAGCAGTACATCGGTGGAAGTCACAGTGAATCCGCCGGATATTCAGACGGAAGATTCAGTGCGCAGCCAGGTCATTCCTGCTGAGCAACTGGCTGAGTTGCCGATTGCCGGCCAGAATTCACTCAATCTGATCCTTACCGCACCGGGCGTTGTGCCGTCGAAGACGGGCAGCAATTCGGATGGCGGTATTGGCGCGGTGAACGGAGCCCGTTCGCGTTCCAATAACTTTCTTCTTGACGGCATCAACAACAATGACATTTCGGTTACGGGACCGCAGTTCATCTTCTATAACAATGACGCCCTGGCGCAGGTTTCTTACCAGACGTCGAACTTCACGCCCGAATTTGGCCGCGCTGGTGGCGCTGTCGTCAGCCAGATCACGAAGTCGGGTACCAACCAGATTCACGGAACCGTGGCGTGGGTGTATCGCACCTCGCTGTTCAACGCTTCGACACAGACGCAGCGAAATAACTGGCGCAGCGGCGGTATGACATCCAACCTAGTACCGAAATATGTGGAGCACATTCCGGCGTTTACTGTGGGGGGACCTGTTCGTCTGCCGTTCTATGATGGCCGCGATAAGACCTTCTTCTTCGGTGCCGGTCAGTGGGACCGCTACTCTTCGGGTGGTACACAGTCGACTTTCACCATTCCTACGGCGTCTGGCTATTCCGTACTCAACTCGCTGGCGAGTGCCTGCCCCAATGTGGCTCGTTACCTGGGCCTGCTGGGTAGTCTCCGCGGCGCCAGCGGTGCCGTTGGATCATCCAACATTCCGATTAACGTTCAGGCCAATCTGGCCAATACCACTTGCAACGGCACAGCCCGTACCGGCCAACAGGTTGAGGTTGGACCGTATGTCCGCACCGTTCCGGAACTGAGCAAGGACAACAACCACCTGGTGCGTATTGACCATGTGGTTTCTCCAAAGCAGCAGTTGATGTTCCGCTGGCTCTATGACAAAAACTCGGACAACGTTGGTGGCGTGATCGGTATGACGCCAGACTACGATGTTCCGTTCAAGGCGCAGTATATGGCCGGTAACTTCAACGATACGTATACCTTCTCGCCGCGTGTGGTCAACGAGTTCCGTTTTGGCTTCTCGCGCAACAACTATGGCTGGTTCCTGTCCGGGGGGGGAATTGGTACAACCCTGGAAGCAATCACAATTGCAGGTGGTCCCTCGGTACCGAATATCAGCAGCACCTTCCCACAGGGGCGTGTTTCTAACACCTGGCAGTACAACGACACGGTGACTCTGCTGAAGGGACGCCATGCCTTCAAGTTCGGCGCTGAAATTCTGCGTCAGCTTGCTGTGCAGGATGCACCTTACAACTACCGTGGAACGGTCGGCTATGCAGCCAGCACGCAGAATACATTCGTCACCACTGCCATCTCTGGTCTGGCGAATTACATTGACAACTACGCAGGTCCAAGTGGAACGGTTGGGAAATCGTTTGGCACCGGACACTACCGCCCGAATCTGTTCTCGATGGCCTTCTTCTTCCAGGACATCTTCAAAGTGAACTCTGACCTGACGCTCACCTATGGCGTGCGTTATGAGAACTTTGGGCAGCCGGGAAATATCTTCCGCTACCCCGTTGTCACGACCGGACTCGACCTGGATAACACGCAACGCGTCAACCAGGACAACAACAACTTCGGACCTGCCTTCGGATTTTCGTACAGCCCGTCCTTTGTCAGCAGCCGCCACTCGTTTGTACTTCGCGGCGGCTATAACATCACGTACGACACGTGGTTCAATAACATGCTGTCGAATATGACGGCGGGTGTGCCGAATACCCAGTCCAGCCAGCCCATCGTTACAACCTCCAACGCAACAACGCCGCGTGGATTGAATGGTGTGTCGGGTATTTTGCCGACGCTCGCTGCGGTGCCGTTGAATCCCTATCTCAATTTCACCAGCCAATACAAGAAGAACATGGCGAACCCTTACTATCATCACTTCGCGTTCGGTATCCAGCAGGATATTGCGAGCAAGTTTGTGGTGGATCTGGCGTATGTTGGATCGTTGGGACGTCAGCTCTTCTTTACTAACAATGTCAACCCGACTCAGCCCAATGCAACCTTCAGTGGTGCTGACCAGATCAGCACGGCCTATGGCACGCAAAGCCGCCGTCTGTACTCCACTCGCGGCCTGATTCAGCCTCGCGAGAGTGGTATGACGTCGAGCTATCACTCCCTGCAGTTGCAACTTCGCCGCCGCCAGATGAACACCTTTGCGGGTAAGGTGAGCTTCAACTCGTCCTACACCTGGTCCAAAGCCATGGATAACGGTTCGGATGTCTTCGCGACCTATGCCACCGGCTCGCTGGGCAGCAAATCGATCTCGCAGTGGGGACCTGCCGCGAACTTCGACCACGGTCCGATGGACACGGATCGCCGTCATACTTCGTCGACGGTTATTGCCATGGACTTCAGAGGTGTAAGCAACCACCTGCTAAACGAGTTTGTGGGTGGATGGAGTGTGGCTCCGATCCTGAATGTGTTGAGCGGTGCACCGTTCACCATCTTCAACGGAACGGACCGCGACCTGGATGGTACGGCGAGTAATGATCGCCCGAATATCGGCAATCCGAATGCGCCCGTGAATACCCGTGCGGTCATCGTTGGAACCGCAACCTGTGCCTCTGGCTACTATGATCCGAATCGTCGCACCACCAGTGCGATTCCGATTTCGGCGGCCTGCGTCAACCCGACGGATGTTCGCTGGGTACAGGCACCCACCTATCAACCCACCAGCCCGGTAATGGCGAGTCGCAATTCGATGTACACCACGCGTTACCTGGGCCTGGATATGAATGTGCTGAAGAAGTTCACCATCTCGGACCATCTGAAGGCGGAACTGCGCGGCGAGTTCTTCAACATCACCAATAACCAGAACTTCGATACGCCCAACCAGCCGGCGACGGTATCTTCGACGGCAAATACCTTTATGGACTTCACCACGATCAGTGGCGGAGCTCGCAACTTCCGCATCGGTGCCAAGATTCTGTTCTAA
- a CDS encoding SRPBCC family protein encodes MPAIFHTEQWVPYPVELVFAFFANPYNLPLLMPKFLKVRIEEAALAPPPPRPVAADPALRLKSIAAGAGSRFIVSACILPLPLINFRVPWEAEITEFQWNHHFTDIQLRGPFQFWKHTHSVEEQTRTNQAGVLIHGTLVTDAIEFTPRPAFAHALVRKQLASSFRSRQKKLDLILPKLVASLNRR; translated from the coding sequence ATGCCGGCTATCTTTCATACCGAGCAATGGGTCCCCTATCCCGTCGAACTGGTCTTCGCTTTCTTCGCGAATCCCTACAACCTGCCTCTTCTCATGCCCAAATTTCTGAAGGTGCGCATTGAAGAGGCCGCGCTGGCTCCTCCTCCACCGCGTCCCGTTGCTGCGGACCCGGCGCTTCGCCTCAAAAGCATCGCAGCGGGTGCCGGCAGCCGGTTCATAGTCTCCGCCTGCATCCTTCCGCTGCCATTGATCAACTTCCGCGTTCCATGGGAAGCGGAGATCACAGAATTTCAGTGGAATCATCACTTTACGGACATCCAACTGCGCGGCCCTTTCCAGTTCTGGAAGCACACCCATAGCGTGGAAGAGCAGACCCGCACCAACCAGGCCGGAGTTCTTATTCACGGCACCCTGGTCACCGACGCGATCGAATTCACCCCACGTCCGGCCTTCGCCCATGCCCTGGTCCGCAAACAGCTTGCCTCCAGCTTCCGCTCCCGGCAAAAGAAACTGGATTTGATCCTGCCCAAACTCGTCGCCAGCCTGAACCGCCGCTAG
- a CDS encoding TonB-dependent siderophore receptor, whose amino-acid sequence MKLQGLLINWKTRLVAAGTLASFAVSTDAFAEVKPAAEDTNGKVERVGESPADEQAKSAQVVHDYRIPEGTIREVLDAIATVNGFTVHIPSDRVGDVQSPGVKGVLNLQEALEAALKGTGIAATIDSSDSVTLKLKSADQTVTVVADGPQSIKYTAPLRDLPQTITVIPQEVLQTTASTSLVEALRTVPGITFGAGEGGNPIGDRPYIRGVDSQSSTFVDGMRDIGSQSREVFNLESIEVSKGPSGTFAGRGASGGSLNLNNKMARKEKFVGGSFSPGNGSFYRGTVDGNMKFNDYVSGRLNGLWHSAGVAGRDVTKSDRWGVAPATTFNINKRTTLNLNYYHLMSNDIPDPGMPYNNPTFFQRTADNRPRVLQAGDGSPLVVNRKAFYGNTNRDFRVEKVKTGLARIQVSLWEGAVLRNTYRYGKSNQDYIYSQADDSQGNIYYGLVFLRNLNRNTRVDTSIDQTDLAGSGKTGSVRHTYATGMEFSRERGWNSSYGITLPATTVNGVSIAASRCPGGAGAAGNYNCVDLFNPAPEYNDPWRSVNTINRANLAFPTNARTTTRSLYGFDTMQLHPKLMATVGIRYDHYNSRYRSALNATPSVSTSQRTDDLVNYQAALNFKPQTKISIYGSVSSSSVPVGNALLQGSDPNALSTTSNQNLAPEKTRSVEAGVKYELFGGRALATAAFFQQNVDNARVTADASGSIQMAGKKRNRGIDVGISGNVTRKLQVFGGYTFMNAILVDNGVVVTNGVASPSPLNGRRFPNTPEHSFSVTSYYQATRALKVGGGIYGAGKVFGADNPTSAYTMKWVPSYTRVDLFGSYRFTKHYDLQANLLNVGDKVYFLQAYTTHYAQMAPGRTFRATFNVSF is encoded by the coding sequence ATGAAATTGCAGGGACTTTTGATCAACTGGAAGACGCGCCTTGTGGCCGCCGGAACGCTGGCTTCGTTTGCGGTATCGACCGATGCCTTTGCTGAGGTAAAACCGGCTGCCGAGGATACAAACGGCAAAGTAGAGCGGGTAGGCGAAAGCCCGGCCGACGAGCAGGCCAAGTCGGCACAGGTTGTCCATGACTATCGCATCCCGGAGGGCACCATCCGCGAGGTACTGGATGCGATCGCGACGGTGAACGGTTTTACGGTCCATATCCCGTCTGACCGCGTGGGCGATGTGCAATCGCCGGGTGTGAAGGGTGTGCTGAATCTGCAGGAAGCTCTGGAAGCCGCTCTGAAGGGCACCGGTATTGCCGCGACGATTGATTCTTCTGACTCGGTGACGCTGAAGCTGAAGTCGGCCGACCAGACGGTGACGGTTGTGGCGGACGGTCCGCAGTCGATCAAGTACACGGCTCCTCTGCGGGATCTGCCGCAGACGATTACCGTGATTCCACAGGAGGTGCTGCAAACGACGGCTTCGACGAGCCTGGTCGAGGCACTGCGCACGGTTCCAGGCATCACGTTTGGCGCGGGTGAGGGTGGTAATCCGATTGGCGACCGCCCGTACATTCGCGGCGTGGACTCGCAGTCCAGCACCTTTGTCGACGGTATGCGCGATATCGGTTCGCAGTCGCGCGAGGTGTTCAACCTGGAGTCAATCGAAGTTTCGAAGGGACCGAGCGGCACCTTTGCTGGCCGCGGAGCTTCAGGCGGCAGCCTGAACCTGAATAACAAGATGGCCCGCAAGGAGAAGTTTGTAGGCGGCAGCTTCAGCCCCGGTAATGGCAGCTTCTACCGTGGGACGGTCGACGGCAACATGAAGTTCAACGACTACGTTTCAGGCCGTCTGAATGGCCTGTGGCACTCGGCCGGCGTGGCTGGACGCGATGTGACGAAGAGTGACCGCTGGGGCGTAGCGCCGGCGACGACCTTCAACATCAACAAGCGGACGACGCTGAACCTGAACTACTACCACCTGATGTCGAACGACATTCCTGATCCGGGTATGCCGTACAACAACCCGACCTTCTTCCAGCGCACGGCTGACAATCGCCCGCGCGTTTTGCAGGCCGGTGACGGTTCTCCGCTGGTGGTAAACCGGAAGGCGTTTTACGGCAATACCAACCGCGACTTCCGCGTGGAGAAGGTGAAGACCGGGCTTGCCCGTATTCAGGTGAGCTTGTGGGAAGGCGCTGTCCTGCGGAATACCTACCGCTATGGCAAGTCCAACCAGGACTACATCTACTCGCAGGCGGATGACAGCCAGGGCAACATCTATTACGGCCTGGTTTTTCTGCGGAACCTGAACCGCAACACCCGTGTGGATACGTCGATTGACCAGACTGACCTGGCCGGAAGCGGCAAGACCGGTTCTGTTCGCCACACCTACGCTACGGGTATGGAGTTCTCGCGTGAGCGTGGCTGGAACTCGAGCTATGGCATTACGCTGCCCGCTACGACAGTCAATGGGGTGAGCATTGCGGCCAGCCGCTGCCCGGGCGGCGCTGGAGCGGCGGGTAATTACAACTGCGTGGACCTGTTCAATCCCGCACCGGAGTATAACGATCCGTGGCGTTCGGTGAACACGATCAACAGGGCTAACCTGGCGTTCCCGACGAATGCACGCACCACGACCCGCTCGCTGTACGGATTCGATACGATGCAGCTTCATCCGAAGCTGATGGCGACGGTTGGCATTCGTTATGACCACTACAACTCGCGGTACCGCTCGGCGTTGAATGCGACTCCGTCGGTCTCGACAAGTCAGCGGACGGACGATCTGGTGAACTACCAGGCTGCGTTGAACTTCAAGCCGCAGACGAAGATCAGCATTTATGGTTCGGTGAGCTCTTCGTCCGTGCCGGTCGGCAATGCGCTGCTGCAGGGCAGCGACCCGAATGCTCTATCCACCACCAGCAATCAGAACCTGGCACCGGAGAAGACGCGGTCGGTCGAAGCCGGTGTGAAATATGAGTTGTTTGGCGGACGTGCGCTGGCAACGGCAGCCTTTTTCCAGCAGAACGTCGACAATGCCCGCGTAACGGCCGATGCTTCGGGATCGATCCAGATGGCTGGCAAGAAGCGCAATCGCGGTATCGATGTGGGTATCTCCGGCAACGTGACGCGGAAGCTGCAGGTCTTCGGTGGCTACACGTTCATGAACGCCATCCTGGTCGATAACGGTGTTGTGGTGACGAATGGTGTGGCGAGTCCCAGCCCGCTGAACGGACGCCGCTTCCCGAATACTCCGGAGCACAGCTTCAGCGTGACCAGCTATTACCAGGCGACGCGTGCGCTGAAGGTGGGTGGCGGTATCTACGGTGCGGGCAAGGTGTTTGGAGCCGATAACCCGACGAGCGCGTACACGATGAAGTGGGTTCCGTCGTACACCCGTGTCGACCTGTTCGGATCGTACCGCTTCACCAAACACTATGATCTGCAGGCCAACCTGCTGAATGTTGGTGACAAGGTTTACTTCCTGCAGGCCTACACCACGCACTATGCACAGATGGCTCCCGGACGTACCTTCCGCGCCACCTTCAACGTATCGTTCTAA
- a CDS encoding tetratricopeptide repeat protein → MQEQDPNSLELVRAAALRGVAEAQVIYGQMLLDGKVVERNALSAFSFFERAAKGGNVMAINMVGRCLDQGWGVAASPHLAAPWFLKAAERGLDWGMYNYATLLILGRGVPEDRSVGLYWLRKAAELGHAKSINLIGGFYEDGWEVEQNRAEARECYRLAAVGGDFRGQFNFARFLAQEGETQRAFYWLRQVPKTATPAFLEKMRKFLAESPIDALRHFAASLDQDADDAVPAISPEFEVVQC, encoded by the coding sequence ATGCAGGAACAGGATCCCAACTCGCTGGAACTCGTCCGCGCCGCGGCTCTTCGCGGCGTGGCCGAGGCCCAGGTCATCTATGGCCAGATGCTGCTCGACGGCAAAGTCGTCGAGCGCAATGCCCTTTCTGCCTTCTCGTTCTTTGAGAGGGCGGCGAAGGGTGGCAACGTGATGGCCATCAACATGGTGGGCCGCTGCCTTGACCAGGGATGGGGTGTGGCCGCAAGTCCTCACCTGGCCGCTCCATGGTTTTTGAAGGCTGCGGAACGCGGGCTGGACTGGGGGATGTACAACTACGCGACCCTGTTGATTCTTGGCCGCGGAGTTCCTGAAGACAGATCGGTTGGCCTGTACTGGTTGCGCAAAGCGGCTGAGCTGGGCCACGCCAAGTCGATCAACCTGATCGGCGGATTTTACGAAGATGGCTGGGAGGTGGAGCAGAATCGCGCCGAGGCGCGCGAGTGCTATCGCCTGGCTGCTGTTGGCGGAGACTTCCGCGGGCAGTTCAACTTCGCACGTTTTCTAGCGCAAGAGGGCGAGACCCAGCGCGCTTTTTACTGGCTTCGGCAGGTCCCGAAGACAGCTACGCCGGCCTTCCTGGAGAAGATGAGGAAGTTCCTGGCCGAGTCACCGATTGATGCTCTGCGACACTTTGCCGCATCGCTTGACCAGGACGCCGACGATGCGGTGCCTGCTATTTCTCCTGAGTTTGAGGTAGTGCAATGTTAG
- a CDS encoding Fe2+-dependent dioxygenase translates to MLVPIPDILTVDEVKEFRQKLDATEWVDGRVTAGYQSARVKDNSQLPENNPVAIELGDRILSAIQKSPLFVAAALPLRIFPPLFNRYAGGQSFGNHVDNSVRRMQSGQYVRTDLSVTLFLSEPEEYEGGELMIEDVYGTQSVKLPAGHLVLYPSTSLHHVRPVTSGARVCSFFWLQSMIRSDEQRSLLLNLDMSIQRLSQDVPDHPSSVELTGVYHNLLRQWAEL, encoded by the coding sequence ATGTTAGTTCCGATTCCCGATATCCTGACCGTTGACGAGGTCAAAGAGTTCCGCCAAAAGCTGGACGCCACCGAGTGGGTGGATGGCCGTGTGACCGCTGGCTACCAGTCCGCGCGTGTGAAGGACAACTCGCAGCTGCCGGAGAACAACCCTGTTGCGATTGAGTTGGGTGATCGCATTCTGAGTGCGATTCAGAAGTCTCCGCTTTTTGTGGCGGCTGCTTTGCCGCTGCGTATCTTTCCGCCACTGTTCAACCGCTATGCGGGCGGGCAGAGCTTTGGCAACCACGTGGATAATTCCGTGCGCCGCATGCAGAGCGGGCAATATGTCCGTACCGATCTTTCCGTCACGCTTTTTCTGAGTGAGCCGGAGGAGTACGAGGGCGGCGAGCTGATGATTGAGGACGTCTACGGAACACAGAGTGTGAAGCTGCCGGCCGGGCACCTGGTTCTGTATCCCTCGACCAGTCTGCATCATGTACGTCCGGTGACTTCCGGAGCGCGTGTGTGCAGCTTCTTCTGGCTTCAGAGCATGATCCGCTCCGATGAGCAGCGCTCGCTGCTGCTGAACCTGGATATGAGCATTCAACGGCTGTCGCAGGATGTGCCCGATCACCCTTCTTCCGTGGAGCTGACGGGGGTGTATCACAACCTGCTGCGGCAGTGGGCTGAGCTATAG
- a CDS encoding fasciclin domain-containing protein, whose protein sequence is MKKFLAVCFATTLAALTLTAQAQMKDPDVGGAPMYPTKTIVENAVNSPIHKTLVAAVKAAGLVDTLNSTGPFTVFAPTDDAFGKLPAGTVDTLVKPENKATLVKILTYHVVPGRISSKQLVAMIKKSGGKYAMKTVQGGTLTASLEGGKVVLTDEKGGMATVTTADVFQKNGVIHVIDTVVMPN, encoded by the coding sequence ATGAAGAAGTTTCTGGCTGTTTGTTTCGCAACCACGCTCGCAGCACTTACGCTCACCGCTCAGGCGCAGATGAAGGACCCCGATGTTGGCGGAGCGCCGATGTATCCCACCAAAACCATCGTTGAGAACGCGGTCAACTCACCCATTCATAAGACCCTCGTGGCAGCCGTCAAGGCCGCCGGTCTTGTCGATACGCTCAACAGCACCGGCCCCTTCACCGTCTTCGCTCCTACCGATGACGCCTTCGGCAAGCTGCCCGCGGGTACGGTCGACACCCTGGTCAAGCCGGAGAACAAGGCCACCCTGGTCAAGATCCTGACCTACCACGTCGTTCCTGGCAGAATCAGCTCAAAACAACTCGTCGCCATGATCAAGAAGAGCGGTGGCAAATACGCCATGAAGACCGTGCAGGGCGGAACTCTGACCGCCTCGCTGGAGGGTGGCAAGGTCGTTCTGACCGATGAAAAGGGCGGCATGGCCACCGTCACCACCGCCGATGTCTTCCAGAAGAACGGAGTCATTCACGTCATCGACACCGTCGTAATGCCCAACTAG
- a CDS encoding methyl-accepting chemotaxis protein, with amino-acid sequence MKLQTKIISISLGGVLLTTVGGIFVQMSIIRQQGITMLRDSMRATILGAENTRQSVSNMRREHMFDDKSLKEEALTATDYRQTRLYQTVPVVAAWTALREVATKEGLKFRVPASHPRNPKNAADETEQRILAAVESGEQPEFFEVDEKNNEAIYARPITLTQDCLFCHGSPATSPSGNGKDMLGFPMEGWKAGDRHGAFVLRSNLAGVDTLAHDSILKTLMWIVPLASLVGVAIYLILARVSYRLREMVQELTTGSEQVSTAVQQIAQSNQSLAQGTTMQASSLEDTSRAASSVSAAADGACRNSEQAAEEMQGVDEKVRQGSNALKEMEASMTDIQSSSEKIQTTIRVIDEIAFQTHILALNAAVEAARAGETGVGFAVVAEEVRNLAERSAQAARDTAPLIRESIARSNDGSARMQQMISVIGGITESSARARTLVEEVSSGSRQQAGEMVQITRAIQGMQDVTQGNAAFSEQTAAASEELSAQAEAMNAVAHRLAKIVEG; translated from the coding sequence ATGAAACTACAGACGAAGATCATATCCATCTCACTTGGCGGCGTCCTCTTGACGACCGTCGGCGGTATTTTTGTCCAGATGTCGATCATCCGGCAGCAGGGAATTACCATGCTGCGCGACTCGATGCGGGCCACGATTCTTGGCGCTGAGAACACGCGCCAGTCGGTTTCGAACATGCGGCGGGAGCATATGTTCGATGACAAGTCGCTGAAGGAAGAGGCACTTACCGCGACGGATTACCGGCAGACGCGACTTTACCAAACGGTGCCGGTGGTGGCGGCATGGACTGCTCTGCGGGAGGTCGCCACCAAGGAGGGGCTGAAGTTCCGTGTGCCGGCCAGCCATCCGCGCAACCCGAAGAATGCCGCGGATGAGACCGAGCAGCGCATTCTGGCAGCGGTGGAGTCTGGCGAGCAGCCCGAATTTTTCGAGGTGGATGAAAAGAACAACGAAGCCATTTATGCGCGGCCGATCACGCTGACGCAGGATTGCCTGTTCTGCCACGGCAGCCCGGCTACAAGCCCTTCCGGCAATGGCAAGGACATGCTGGGCTTCCCGATGGAGGGATGGAAGGCAGGAGACCGTCACGGCGCGTTTGTGCTGCGGTCAAACCTTGCCGGCGTGGATACGCTGGCGCACGACAGCATTCTGAAGACGCTGATGTGGATCGTTCCGCTGGCCAGCCTGGTGGGTGTTGCGATCTATCTGATTCTTGCGCGGGTGAGCTATCGGCTGCGGGAGATGGTGCAGGAACTGACGACAGGCTCGGAACAGGTAAGTACGGCGGTACAGCAGATTGCGCAATCCAACCAGTCGCTGGCGCAGGGAACCACGATGCAGGCTTCGTCGCTGGAAGACACTTCGCGGGCGGCTTCGTCGGTGAGCGCGGCTGCGGATGGAGCGTGCCGGAACTCGGAGCAGGCGGCCGAGGAGATGCAGGGCGTCGATGAGAAGGTCCGTCAGGGAAGCAACGCGCTCAAGGAGATGGAAGCCTCCATGACCGACATCCAGAGCTCGAGCGAGAAGATCCAGACGACGATCCGGGTGATTGATGAGATCGCCTTCCAGACACACATTCTGGCCCTGAATGCTGCCGTAGAGGCCGCGCGTGCAGGAGAGACGGGTGTGGGCTTCGCCGTGGTGGCCGAGGAGGTGCGGAACCTGGCTGAGCGCTCGGCGCAGGCGGCGCGCGATACGGCTCCCCTGATCCGGGAGTCGATTGCACGCAGCAACGATGGCAGCGCCCGGATGCAGCAGATGATCTCAGTCATCGGGGGCATTACCGAGAGCTCAGCCCGGGCCCGTACCCTGGTGGAGGAGGTAAGCTCCGGCAGTCGCCAGCAGGCGGGAGAGATGGTGCAGATCACCCGGGCGATCCAGGGAATGCAGGATGTGACCCAGGGCAATGCCGCCTTCTCCGAGCAGACGGCAGCTGCAAGTGAAGAGCTTTCGGCACAGGCGGAGGCGATGAACGCCGTCGCTCACCGGTTGGCAAAGATCGTGGAAGGTTGA
- a CDS encoding DUF2127 domain-containing protein translates to MKTGHPIRMNAAQSNPSKKHHDSGLLLIGIIRVLEAALSVAVGLGVLHFLNKDLNDELTSLVHYLHLNEDGHLVSVLFDKIDLIDNHRLKQIGASAFAYGALKLIEGVGLVKEQVWAEYLTVIASLIFLPWEIYELLRHPNIWRLGILLGNLLIVAYLLWTLARMRRRKQQD, encoded by the coding sequence GTGAAGACAGGCCATCCCATACGAATGAACGCCGCGCAGTCCAATCCTTCCAAAAAACACCACGACTCGGGTCTGCTGCTGATTGGCATTATCCGGGTGCTGGAGGCGGCGCTTTCGGTGGCCGTTGGCCTCGGGGTCCTGCATTTCCTGAATAAAGACCTGAACGACGAGCTGACCAGCCTGGTCCATTACCTTCATTTGAATGAAGACGGCCACCTGGTTTCCGTTCTGTTCGACAAGATCGACCTGATTGACAATCACCGGCTGAAGCAGATCGGCGCCTCGGCGTTTGCCTATGGCGCGCTGAAGCTGATTGAGGGCGTCGGCCTGGTGAAGGAACAGGTTTGGGCTGAGTATCTTACCGTCATTGCCAGCCTGATCTTCCTGCCCTGGGAGATCTATGAGCTGCTGCGCCACCCCAACATCTGGAGGCTGGGTATCCTGCTGGGGAACCTGCTGATTGTGGCGTACCTGCTATGGACGCTGGCGCGGATGCGGCGGCGGAAGCAGCAGGATTAG